A single window of Modestobacter italicus DNA harbors:
- a CDS encoding FAD-binding oxidoreductase — translation MADLPELTVQGWGPSGDRVATVAAREGATAPDDGVLELAPDSGDGLPRAARALLARELGWTPRPTPPVPVRDIRLAPSRLPADARARFVALLGEDAVLDDRHARLGHAGGKSYLDLLRRRGGDASDAPDAVLLPDGTEQVAALLRTCGELGVVVVPFGGGTSVVGGLAGTDADDRPVVAVDLRRMAGVRGLDVPSALVTVGPGMRGPALEEALAADGLTLGHLPQSWEFATLGGYAATRSAGQSSTGVGRFDDLVAGLTLATPSGVLELGNPPASAAGPDLLGLALGSEGTLGVITELRLRVRPRPRSSQYEGWSFRSWAAGLAALQRLARHDLLPDVVRLSDPDETRVSLRQSGGLGARVLRGTLRARRRGAGCLLVVGWEGLPTIVRARRSAASSVLRDGGAVRLGSRVGRSWVRHRFAAPYLRDRLLDNGLLVETLETAATWSALPGVYDAVRRALRGALTGPGRRPLVMTHVSHGYPTGASLYLTVLADRDDDLPIQQWLTAKRAATDALLAAGGTLTHHHGVGADHRPWLAQEIGPLGVDVLRSVKQRLDPQGICNPGVLLPD, via the coding sequence GTGGCTGACCTCCCCGAACTCACCGTCCAGGGCTGGGGCCCCTCGGGTGACCGCGTCGCGACGGTGGCCGCCCGGGAGGGCGCCACCGCCCCCGACGACGGCGTGCTGGAGCTCGCCCCGGACTCCGGCGACGGGCTGCCCCGGGCCGCGCGCGCGCTGCTGGCGCGGGAGCTGGGCTGGACGCCGCGACCGACGCCGCCGGTGCCGGTGCGCGACATCCGGCTGGCCCCCTCCCGGCTGCCCGCGGACGCCCGCGCCCGGTTCGTCGCGCTGCTGGGCGAGGACGCCGTGCTCGACGACCGGCACGCCCGGCTCGGCCACGCCGGCGGCAAGAGCTACCTCGACCTGCTGCGGCGGCGCGGCGGGGACGCCAGCGACGCCCCGGACGCCGTCCTGCTGCCCGACGGCACCGAGCAGGTCGCCGCCCTGCTGCGCACCTGCGGCGAGCTCGGCGTGGTGGTCGTGCCCTTCGGCGGCGGCACCAGCGTGGTCGGCGGCCTGGCCGGCACCGACGCCGACGACCGGCCCGTGGTCGCGGTCGACCTGCGCCGGATGGCCGGCGTCCGGGGGCTGGACGTGCCCTCGGCGCTGGTCACCGTCGGGCCGGGGATGCGCGGGCCGGCGCTGGAGGAGGCGCTGGCCGCCGACGGGCTGACCCTCGGCCACCTGCCGCAGAGCTGGGAGTTCGCCACCCTCGGCGGGTACGCGGCGACCCGGTCGGCCGGGCAGTCCTCCACCGGGGTCGGCCGCTTCGACGACCTCGTCGCCGGGCTCACCCTGGCCACGCCGTCCGGGGTCCTGGAGCTCGGGAACCCGCCGGCGTCGGCGGCCGGCCCCGACCTGCTCGGCCTCGCGCTGGGGTCGGAGGGCACCCTCGGCGTCATCACCGAGCTGCGGCTGCGGGTCCGGCCGAGGCCGCGGAGCTCGCAGTACGAGGGCTGGTCGTTCCGCAGCTGGGCGGCGGGGCTGGCGGCGCTGCAGCGGCTGGCCCGGCACGACCTCCTGCCCGACGTCGTCCGGCTGTCCGACCCCGACGAGACCCGGGTCTCGCTGCGCCAGTCCGGCGGCCTCGGCGCCCGGGTGCTGCGGGGCACGCTGCGTGCCCGGCGGCGCGGTGCCGGCTGCCTGCTGGTGGTCGGCTGGGAGGGGCTGCCGACGATCGTCCGCGCCCGCCGGTCGGCGGCCTCCTCGGTGCTGCGCGACGGCGGCGCGGTGCGGCTGGGCAGCCGGGTCGGCAGGTCCTGGGTGCGGCACCGGTTCGCCGCCCCCTACCTGCGGGACCGGCTGCTGGACAACGGGCTGCTGGTCGAGACGCTGGAGACGGCGGCCACCTGGAGCGCGCTGCCCGGGGTCTACGACGCCGTCCGCCGGGCGCTGCGCGGGGCGCTGACCGGCCCGGGCCGCCGCCCGCTGGTGATGACGCACGTGTCCCACGGGTACCCGACCGGCGCGTCGCTCTACCTGACGGTGCTGGCCGACCGGGACGACGACCTGCCGATCCAGCAGTGGCTCACCGCCAAGCGCGCGGCCACCGACGCGCTGCTGGCGGCCGGCGGCACGCTCACCCACCACCACGGGGTCGGCGCCGACCACCGGCCGTGGCTGGCGCAGGAGATCGGCCCGCTGGGCGTGGACGTGCTGCGCAGCGTCAAGCAGCGGCTCGACCCGCAGGGCATCTGCAACCCGGGGGTGCTGCTGCCCGACTGA